The window aatgAACTTCTACTGCAGAGGAAACAGCACTGAAAAAACATCCTCGCGTCTAGGCCAATCTAATATATTGGGATCGTTCCAGTTGCCAAGATCAAAAACACCCCAACAGGTGTCTCCAGCCATGAGCACTTTACAGAAGTTTTATGGTCTGCAATCTCCAAATCTCAAGGATACAGCTGAGGGCACAGAGATGTCAGTTTACAAAACTGGGAGTTCAGATTACTTTGATGATGAACTGCTGCTTAAAACCTCACCAATTTCTGGTCCACCTTCAAACCACCATCAGAACTCCAGAAATTCAGTTAATGGTTTCTTGCCTGAGAATGGTCAAGTGGTTGGGCATTGGAATCTTGCTGAACCTGGAGATGGGGAGGGTGAGAAATCTGATGAAAAGCCTGTCCGAAGGCGTCCAAAGCCTGAGGTTGATTCTGGGGCTGGAACACCTGAAAGATTGTTGAAAGGAGAAAACAGTGGTGGAAGCAGTGGTTTCTCAGCTTCAACAGGTAAAGGTCTAGCAATGAGGCCAAAATCAGCAAGCCGAACGACACTATTCTCTGATTCAGAGTCAGGATGGTTGAATTCTATTCCAGTGGGATTGGGAGATTCCATAATAGCTGATGGGCTATCTACAGTTCGTAAATCATCAAGCACATCAAGCCTGAAAGACCAGGAAACTAATAACTCAACATCTGCTTGGCCAACGTCAAAGTGGAGTTTAAAATCAGACTTGCAATCTCTCTCAACAGCAGCCATCACCCGACCAATCTTTGATGGTTTACCCAAGCCAATAAGTGGCCGATGGAACAAAGCTGCCCTTGATTAGTATCATTTATTTTGCACATTCATGGAACCAATTTGTTTCCTCTTTACTACAATCTAATGTGCTGAAAATTCTCAGCCAGGCATTACAATATACAATCACATCACGTTGCTGCAAAGTGTATtggaaaaggggaaaaaaacttgAGAAGGAGAGGGAAGATAATACACTATTTAGATATCAATGCGACTATTGGTGATGAAACATTCGTTTATGAGAGTGACTTTTTTCTAGTCGAAGCAGCAACAGCTATAGAAAAAGTGTGATAAAAAAGGTAAacaact of the Quercus robur chromosome 10, dhQueRobu3.1, whole genome shotgun sequence genome contains:
- the LOC126701524 gene encoding uncharacterized protein LOC126701524; amino-acid sequence: MSPSANGRRRSSGSGGGGGGGEGVNYSYKYIEHQVSKFDTLAGVAIKYGVEVADIKRMNGLATDLQMFALKTLQIPLPGRHPPSPNLSPNLSNGSASQGGNSTEKTSSRLGQSNILGSFQLPRSKTPQQVSPAMSTLQKFYGLQSPNLKDTAEGTEMSVYKTGSSDYFDDELLLKTSPISGPPSNHHQNSRNSVNGFLPENGQVVGHWNLAEPGDGEGEKSDEKPVRRRPKPEVDSGAGTPERLLKGENSGGSSGFSASTGKGLAMRPKSASRTTLFSDSESGWLNSIPVGLGDSIIADGLSTVRKSSSTSSLKDQETNNSTSAWPTSKWSLKSDLQSLSTAAITRPIFDGLPKPISGRWNKAALD